The Fervidobacterium gondwanense DSM 13020 genome has a segment encoding these proteins:
- a CDS encoding ATP-binding protein — MFVRKIHIDGFGKFVDKDFQFGPGLNVVYGPNESGKTTLSKFLLYSLARINTNVSKYKPWGLDVFGGYVETSDGRYIFGDDENTAQKYEMSVLENVAFLLEDDDLETIQIDKNILESSLRKKTEKSEEGRLIKEAIRRAERLNLNACLSGLNEKLKEVENEISAISAEIKKKNEVFVQIRKLLESSRKVEREINELNIVLGNLREGQKAELQSNIFELKKELESVKLELSKYSWIESIEPSVVEEIQNLILRSNSISAQLDNVENEEKILREKLEQKEREIEDKLKTLGETSQEELESVGLRLKHLNLLSRMYSERVQNVSEEEPLWKVFLENPNILDDVEEEEQRYREEVSTIESQKLAIQDEIERNEARAKYSRDLAVLSTSAGIVLFVLGLLFKNLSIFMYAPSALFLLLAVLLAINWKKKISLVSVLQEKLLQVSMSTPKQPQTLKILSSYGIGNIKQLRKKYAEFLEWKVQNIERQRQINELKDIEQEIIRELSKFGVTGAAQMIVSAVENLQRVFNELQEVLYEKETLERKITQLRGEYLSLQKEYKNIVEVISAKLENYKIGKEEIELYRANYERYQTLKTRHSELTSLIRQLNEELDNEDVNPKILELKIILGEQIRRKGEIDKKIGELNSLYSSITVDKTKLSELFAEKDILELRIGIIGNLIAKLGEVKEFLNEKFEAFVQAYHTVFNDKFVRFFDRISGMPRNFVVMPDLSIKIVIEGDVKDPGEYLSGSTKDLLIFAIKDALYKTFYDGNLPLVIDNTLIRFDDDRLKRICEFLRTESDYRQIILLTSDRRILDIFKDSNVHMINLEG, encoded by the coding sequence ATGTTTGTAAGAAAAATTCATATTGACGGCTTTGGAAAGTTTGTTGATAAAGACTTTCAGTTCGGTCCGGGTTTAAATGTTGTCTATGGTCCAAACGAGAGTGGAAAAACTACACTCTCTAAATTTTTACTTTATTCATTGGCAAGAATAAATACAAATGTTTCTAAGTACAAACCATGGGGATTAGATGTCTTTGGGGGTTATGTTGAAACCTCTGATGGAAGGTACATATTTGGAGATGATGAGAACACGGCTCAGAAGTATGAAATGTCTGTTCTTGAGAACGTTGCATTTTTGCTTGAGGATGATGATTTGGAAACCATCCAAATCGATAAAAATATTTTAGAAAGCTCTCTTAGGAAGAAAACAGAGAAAAGCGAAGAGGGAAGATTAATCAAAGAAGCTATAAGACGTGCTGAGCGTTTGAATCTAAATGCTTGCTTATCCGGTTTGAATGAAAAGCTTAAAGAGGTAGAAAATGAAATTTCCGCAATCAGTGCAGAAATTAAGAAAAAAAACGAGGTTTTCGTCCAAATAAGAAAGTTGTTGGAAAGCAGTAGAAAGGTTGAAAGAGAGATAAATGAACTCAACATTGTGCTCGGCAATTTGAGAGAAGGACAGAAAGCAGAACTCCAAAGTAATATCTTTGAATTGAAAAAAGAACTTGAAAGCGTTAAATTGGAACTTTCAAAGTATTCTTGGATTGAGAGTATAGAGCCATCTGTTGTTGAGGAAATACAAAATCTTATATTGCGCTCCAATTCCATCAGCGCCCAACTTGATAATGTTGAGAATGAAGAAAAGATTTTAAGAGAAAAACTTGAGCAGAAGGAAAGAGAAATAGAAGATAAATTGAAGACCTTAGGAGAGACTTCGCAAGAGGAGTTGGAAAGCGTTGGTTTACGCCTGAAACATTTAAACTTGTTATCGAGAATGTATAGTGAAAGGGTCCAGAACGTTAGTGAAGAAGAGCCTTTATGGAAAGTGTTCCTCGAAAATCCAAACATACTTGACGATGTTGAGGAGGAAGAGCAAAGATACCGTGAAGAAGTCTCAACAATCGAATCCCAAAAGCTTGCGATCCAAGATGAGATCGAAAGGAACGAAGCAAGAGCCAAGTATTCACGGGACTTAGCCGTGCTTTCTACAAGCGCTGGAATCGTACTCTTTGTTCTCGGTCTCCTATTCAAGAATCTTTCAATCTTCATGTACGCTCCTTCCGCACTTTTCCTACTGCTTGCGGTCTTATTAGCTATAAATTGGAAAAAGAAGATATCATTAGTATCTGTACTACAAGAAAAACTGTTGCAGGTTTCAATGAGTACTCCAAAGCAACCTCAAACTCTGAAAATTCTCAGTAGCTATGGAATAGGCAATATCAAGCAACTGCGCAAGAAGTATGCGGAATTCTTAGAATGGAAAGTTCAAAACATTGAGAGGCAAAGGCAAATAAATGAGCTTAAAGACATTGAGCAAGAGATAATAAGGGAGCTTTCAAAATTTGGCGTTACTGGGGCGGCGCAGATGATAGTGTCCGCTGTTGAGAATTTACAGAGAGTATTTAATGAACTCCAAGAAGTTCTATATGAAAAGGAAACTTTGGAAAGGAAAATTACTCAACTTCGTGGTGAATATCTCTCGTTGCAGAAGGAATATAAGAATATTGTAGAAGTCATTTCTGCTAAGCTTGAAAATTACAAGATAGGCAAAGAAGAGATTGAATTGTACAGAGCAAATTATGAAAGATACCAGACATTAAAAACAAGACACAGCGAACTGACTTCTTTAATAAGGCAGTTAAATGAGGAACTGGACAATGAGGATGTAAATCCAAAAATTCTTGAACTAAAAATTATCTTAGGAGAGCAGATAAGAAGAAAAGGAGAGATTGATAAAAAGATTGGTGAGCTGAATAGCCTCTATTCTTCGATAACAGTTGACAAAACAAAGTTGAGTGAGCTTTTTGCAGAGAAGGATATTTTGGAGCTCAGAATTGGCATAATCGGCAATTTAATTGCAAAACTCGGAGAGGTCAAGGAATTCTTGAACGAAAAGTTTGAAGCATTTGTTCAGGCTTACCATACAGTTTTTAACGACAAGTTTGTAAGATTCTTCGATAGAATTTCCGGAATGCCAAGGAATTTTGTTGTGATGCCAGATCTTTCTATCAAAATTGTTATTGAGGGGGACGTTAAAGACCCGGGAGAATATTTGAGCGGCTCAACGAAAGATTTGCTAATTTTTGCAATAAAGGACGCTCTTTATAAAACATTCTACGATGGAAACTTGCCACTTGTCATAGATAATACGCTAATTCGCTTTGATGATGACAGGCTAAAACGAATCTGTGAGTTCTTAAGGACTGAATCTGATTACAGGCAAATAATCCTGTTGACAAGCGACAGAAGGATACTT